The following nucleotide sequence is from Halogeometricum borinquense DSM 11551.
ACCCGGACGCGACGACGCCCGCCGCGAGACACGGGTACTCACTCGCACGTGCCGATGCTGAGGCGCGTGAGACAGATGTCCGCCTCTGCGCCCGTCTCGCGGCCGAACACGGTGTCGGACCGAGCGCGGACGCCGTCCCAGTCAACGCCACCGTTGGCGACGACACGCCCACTGAGACGGCCGATGCGGTCCGAGAGATGGTCGAATCGGGATTCGATGTGGTGAAGATCAAAGTCGGCGCGCGGGAACCGGAGGCCGATAGGGCGCGACTCCGGGCGGCCCGTGACGCGGCCCCCGACGCCGAACTCCGCGCCGACGCCAACGGCGCGTGGGGCCGCGAAACCGCGGCAGAGATGCTCGATGCGGCCGCCGAACTCGACTACGCGTACGTCGAGCAACCGCTTCCGGCCGACGACCTGACTGGACTCGCCGAACTTCGCGGGTGCGGTGTCGGCGTCGCCGTAGACGAGACGTTGGCTTCACACGCCGTTGCGGCCGTTCTCGACGCCGACGCCGCAGACGTACTCGTTCTCAAGCCGATGGCGTTGGGCGGACCGGACCGGACGCTGGACGCAGCGCAGACGGCCCGAGACGCTGGCGTTGAGGCGATTGTGACGACGACGATAGACGGCGTAGTGGCCCGCCTCGGCGCGCTTCACGTTGCCGCTGCGATTCCTGACGTGCCCGCCTGTGGCCTCGCGACGGGGTCGCTTCTGGCCGACGATCTGGCTCCCGATCCGGCACCCATCAGGGAAGGGGCAATGTCGGTTCCTGACGGACCGGGACTGGCGGGTGACGCGTTGCAGGCGCTCTCTCATCCGGGCGACTCCTGACGCGGTTGGCCAGCGTTGCATGTGACGACGACGGACTGCACAGACGACCATGAACTTTTGTATCGTGCATCCGTCGTACCTCGCATGACGGAAGAAACTGACAACGCGGTTATTGTGTCTCAGGAGGGTGGCATCGCTACGCTGACGCTGAACCGGCCAGACGTGCGAAACGCGCTGACGACGGACGTGACCGCAGGCGTCCGCGATGCTCTCGATTCGCTCGATGACGATACTCGGTGCGTGATCCTCGAAGGCGCCGGCGGCGCGTTTTGTGCCGGTGGCGACGTGAACGCGATGCTCCAACTCCGTGCGGACGAGTGGACGACCGACGAAGCCGTCCGGCACGTCATCAACGACACCGCGGACGTGGTGAAACGTGTCTACGACTGCGAGTACCCGACAGTTGCGAAAATCGACGGACCGGCTGTCGGCGCGGGCGGTGCCCTCGCGCTCGCTTGCGACGTTCGCGTCTTCTCCGCTGAGGGGCAAATCGGGTTTAACTTCGAGCAACTCGGCCTCGCTATCGATTCGGGCGTTTCGTATCTCCTCCCCCGCGAAGTCGGTGCGGGTGTGGCGAAGGAACTCGTCTACACCGGTGAGATTCTCGATGCCGAACGGGCGGCGGACGTTGGCCTCGCTAACCGCGTCTTCGAGGAGGACTTCGAAGCCGAATTCGACGCGTTCGTCGAAACCATCGCGTCCGGGCCGACGGCGGCCCTCCGAACCTCCAAACGACTCCTCCGGCGCGGCTTCGAAGTCTCGCTCGACACCGCTATCGAACACGAGGCGGCCGCACAGGGTGCGATGTTCGAGACGGACGACCACGAGGAGGGCATCGATGCCTTCCTCGAACACCGCGATCCCGAGTTCGGCGGTCGGTAGCTACGTCGCCAGCATACCGACGATGACCGCCGTGAGGAGCAGATTGACGAACGAGAGGACAAGTAGACCCTTCCATCCGACTTCGATGAGTTGGTCGATTCGGAGTCGCGGCACCGCGGAACGCGCCCACTGCGTGAACAGAAACACCGCCCAAATCTTGACGAGGAACCAGACGAAGCCGGGAAGCACCGGTCCGGCCGGGCCACCGAGGAAGACGGTGGCGAGTATCGCACCACCTAAAAAGAGGTGGATGAACTCGCCCATATAGATGAGCACCCAGTAGACGCTACTGTACTCTGTCTGGTATCCGGCGACGAGTTCGGTCGGCGCTTCGGGCGCGTCGAACGGATTCCGGCCGACCTCTGCGAGGTTCGCTATCAGGAACAGCACGAAGGCAAAGGGGTTGACGAACGCGTACCACGAGGGTATCGTCACGCCCATCACGGTGAGAAGTGGGTTTGTCTGCGTGGCGACGATTTCGCTCATCTGGAGGCTTCCAGTGAAAAGCACCACCGACGCGGCGGTGACGACGAGTGGAATCTCGTAGGCGAGGTTGGCCGCGATGGCGCGCAGGCCGCCGATGAGCGAGAACTTGTTGTTCGAAGCGTATCCGCACATCGTCAGTCCCAGCGTTGCTATCGAGGCGACGGCGAAGGCGTAGGCCAGACCCGTCTCGGGGTCGGCCAACTGGAGTTCGATGCCGAAAATCGAACCCATCGGAATGACCGCAAACCCGAGAAGCGCCGAAAACGGGACGAGTATCGGACCGATATCGTACGCTGGCCGATCCACGCCGTCGGGCACGATGAGCTCCTTGCTGAGAAGACGAAACACGTCGGTGACAATGACGAGAAGGCCGAACGGCCCGGTTCGGTTGGGTGCGATGCGGTCGGTGAACGCGGCCGTCACCTTCCGCTTTGCCCAGATGACGACGGCCGCACAGTTCAATGGGACGAGTGCGACGATGACAGCGGCCACGAGCGCGGAGACGATTTGTTCTGGCAGAGATGGAGCACCACCGAACAGTACCCGAGCGATTGTTTCGGGGAGAAGCGTTGTCAGCGGAACGTGCATATCTGAGAATCGGTCCGCGTTCGGAGGTCGATTCTGCGGGAGATGTTCGGTATTTTATAAGTGGCTGGTCGAACCGCGAACTGTGAAGTACCTTCGTCTGACTGTCGAACCGGCGGACCGGGAGATTCATCCGGTTCATACGATCATGACGGAGCGGCCGTTCGTCGAACAAGTTCAGATGCTGCACTGGAACCTCTCGGACTTTGAGCTACCCGCCCTCCTGTTTTACGTCGTTGGAGATGCCACGAAAGTCGCGGACGGATTAGACGCGACACCCGAGATTGAGACGTTCGACATCACGCGAATCGATGACGGCCGGTTCTACTGTTTCACGCTGGGTGAGACGACAGACATAGAGCGAACACTATACGCGACGTTCACCAGAGACAAACTCATCGTCCTCCCGCCGCTGACCTACGACGCGTCTGGCGGGGTGAACTTCGAGATAATGGGACGTCCCGAGATGCTTCGCGACACCTTACAGCGCGTGCCCGACGGAATTGATATCTCGGTCGAACGGGTTGGGGAATACGATACGGCGCGGCAGACAATCGACGCCGCCCTCACGTCCCGCCAACGCGAGGCCGTTCTCGCCGCGATGTCACTCGGATACTATGAGACGCCACGCAAGGCGACGATCGTGGACGTGGCGGCGGAACTGGACTGTGCGAGAAGTACGGCGGCCGAACATCTCCAGAAGGCGGAGGCGCGTATCATCCGAACAGTGCTGTGAACGGAACGCTCTCTCCTAATTAAATTTAATTAAATATTATGTGGTGCGCGTCAGTAGCTGCCGAGGAGCGATGTCCCCGACGATTTTGAGACCTCCCCTAGCGACGTACCGAACCGAGTCGAACGTTCGAGCAGGGGTGCGATAAACAATGGAGACGCACCGCCGGTCGATACTCAAGGCCGCCTCGTACCGACTGTTCGCCACGTCTCTCGTGTTCGGTATCGCCTTCGTGTACACCGGCCAGTTCGGATCAGCGGCGAAAATCGGTATCTCCGCCGCAGTTGCGAAGACGGCACTGTACTACTTCTGGGAACGACTCTGGGACAACATCGGCTGGGGACGAAAAGAGCAGTAAACGGTGACTACTTGACCGCCCTCCGTGTCGAACCCGACATGAGTGCGGACCTCTCTATTACGGTATGGAACGAGTACCGCCACGAACGCGACAGCGACGATGTCGCGGCGGTGTACCCCGATGGCATCCACGAAGCCATCGCCGAGGGATTCGAGGAGCGCGGGTTCGACACGCGGACGGCGACGCTGGACGACCCCGAACACGGTTTGACGGAAGGAGTTCTTGACGACACTGACGTGCTGACGTGGTGGGGCCACCGCGCGCACGATGCGGTGTCCGACCACATCGTCGAACGCGTGGTCGAACGCGTCCACGACGGAATGGGGCTTCTCGTTCTCCACTCGGCGCACTACTCGAAACCGTTCAAATCTCTCATGGGGACTTCGTGCTCGCTGAAGTGGCGCGAGGCGGACGAACGCGAACGCATCTGGGTCATCGAACCCGGACACCCAATCGCCGAGGGTCTGCCCGAACAGATCGAGATTCCGGAGGCGGAGATGTACGGCGAACGCTTCGACGTACCCGCACCTGACGAACTTGTCTTCACCAGTTGGTTCGAAGGCGGCGAGGTGTTCCGGTCGGGGTGCTGTTACACCCGTGGATCGGGCAGGGTGTTCTACTTCCGACCAGGGCACGAGACGTACCCCATCTACTACCGCGACGACATCCGCGATGTGTTGGCGAACGCCGCGGAATGGGCCGCGCCGACGGACGGTCCCGATCCGAACTTCGGCAACGCGGATCCCCTCGAAGCGTTGAGCGACTGACGGCATCCATCCGGTTTGCCGACTACAAGCGTCTGAGGGGCAATCGTCGCACATTGGCAAGAATCTGCCACTCTCACTTCGACCTCCTCTCTACGACAACTGACCAGAAACCGACACACGACGTGTATTGACCGCAGCACGAGGTGCCCGAAGGGCTGCGCGCATTGCGTGCTGGCTATCATGACTCCTGTTCTACCAGAATTCGATCCACCTGCGCGCGTCCTCAAGTGGGCGCAGTACGAGGCGTTCGCGTTCGAACTGCTCGACGGCGACATCCGCGTGCGAAACGAGAGCTACGCCGACCCGGGCGCCCACGAATATCGGGTTCGAATTCGGGATGGCATTCCCCATTCGTGTTCGTGTCCCGCCGACGAAAGCGGTGACGGCCCGTGTAATCATCGGGTTGCGGTCGCAATTCGACCACGAATACTCGAACTTGACGTGCAGATGCACGTCATCGCTGGCGGCGGTTCGTCATCGAGCGGCGGGTGACGACGCAACGAATCTCCCTTGCGAGTGCGATCAGGTGTCTGAAGGTGTGCCGTGCTGAAACTGGGTCGACGCTGGAGACAGTTGTGAGAGGAGGATTTCCTACTGTGATAGAGTTCAAACACTACCGAATATAACACCTAACTAAATGTAATACAAATGAAAATATATATATAATAGTTAGAAGAATAACATGTTGATGGTCGAAAAAGACCCTCAATCATCTCGTCGGAGCGTTCTGAAATGCCTCGGGGCTACGGCTCTGGTTATGGGAACAATTGGTGAAGTGTCTCACTCAGCTAAGGCAAAAAAATCGATATCCCACACAACGTTACGAGGTAAGGTTTCTTCACCGATTGACGTCAAAGAAATTGAAAAAGAAAAGGAAAAATTCCTGAACAAACTGACAAAAAATAGAAGTCGTGCATTTTTGGATGCTGAACAGGCATTCAACTCGGAGAGTATTATTGGATACAACCTAATCCGTCTGAAAAAGGGGACAGTCCACGAGCAATTTGTTGTGGTAAACAGAGAGAATAAAAACCAGATAGAGACAAACAAACGGGTCAATAACAGTGGAACCAGCAGTGAGGTAACAAATAAGACGGGAGTTAGACCAAACACAGCTACTGAAAGTCCTTCATCAGTTAACAAATGGCTACATTCAAAAGCAGACGAACTTCTCATGCGTGGAGTTAATGAGGTGGAGTCATCGACCTCGACTACTCAAGCACAAGTCACATCTTCCGACGAAGTCGACTGGAGTAGCTGGGAGCAGTTTGGGAAAACGGACGTTTATTTCCAACTCCCGCCAGATGATCTTAACACACGTCCAGGAAATATTGAACTCACGAACAGAATTAGACGTTCTTCTGAAGATTCGCGGGTGAGTGCTCGAACAAAGATTCGAATGGAACCTGGACGACAGATTTGCAATGATGATCGAGATGAATACTGTTCACCGAGCGTTCAGACTGGGTGGCTCAATAGGCGATGCGTGATCAACCATGACTGGGATCAATACAAAAATGATGTTTCAACCGAGGACTTGATCGTTGGCACTACCCCAGAAGGCCAAGAATCAGATGTTCAGGGAACTTATACTGGTTCGATTTCACTCAAGCTTGATAGAAACCCAGAGTTAAATCTTGGTTACAGTACTAGCGTCACATACCCGGGTTCTGATCTTACTGATAAAACTACTAAGGCTACAGGACGAGCAGAATTTGAATGGGAAGCAAACACACCTAAAAGTACGTCTGCAAAGAATAATGCAATATTTTCAGTAGCTAGTGGGGCAAGATATAAGCCTTCCTGTAGTGGGCAAATTGTGTTCTTAGATATCGACATTGATTTCGTCCACAGCTTTGATCTGGAAGGGAACTGGGTGAATAAAATAGTGAATGATAAACACTACAGTTACTACGCAGACTGCGAATAGTAATGTCGGGAATTGAACTGTCACGGCGTGCTGTGCTTGCGCTTGGTGGAACCGTAGGTAGTGCCGGTGCCGTTGCCGGTCTACTGTGGAATCAAAGTCACCAGACACCAACACTTGGAGCGGATGCGTATACTGCATCAACTG
It contains:
- a CDS encoding DUF2061 domain-containing protein; its protein translation is METHRRSILKAASYRLFATSLVFGIAFVYTGQFGSAAKIGISAAVAKTALYYFWERLWDNIGWGRKEQ
- a CDS encoding helix-turn-helix domain-containing protein, with the translated sequence MKYLRLTVEPADREIHPVHTIMTERPFVEQVQMLHWNLSDFELPALLFYVVGDATKVADGLDATPEIETFDITRIDDGRFYCFTLGETTDIERTLYATFTRDKLIVLPPLTYDASGGVNFEIMGRPEMLRDTLQRVPDGIDISVERVGEYDTARQTIDAALTSRQREAVLAAMSLGYYETPRKATIVDVAAELDCARSTAAEHLQKAEARIIRTVL
- a CDS encoding ThuA domain-containing protein, whose product is MSADLSITVWNEYRHERDSDDVAAVYPDGIHEAIAEGFEERGFDTRTATLDDPEHGLTEGVLDDTDVLTWWGHRAHDAVSDHIVERVVERVHDGMGLLVLHSAHYSKPFKSLMGTSCSLKWREADERERIWVIEPGHPIAEGLPEQIEIPEAEMYGERFDVPAPDELVFTSWFEGGEVFRSGCCYTRGSGRVFYFRPGHETYPIYYRDDIRDVLANAAEWAAPTDGPDPNFGNADPLEALSD
- a CDS encoding enoyl-CoA hydratase/isomerase family protein is translated as MTEETDNAVIVSQEGGIATLTLNRPDVRNALTTDVTAGVRDALDSLDDDTRCVILEGAGGAFCAGGDVNAMLQLRADEWTTDEAVRHVINDTADVVKRVYDCEYPTVAKIDGPAVGAGGALALACDVRVFSAEGQIGFNFEQLGLAIDSGVSYLLPREVGAGVAKELVYTGEILDAERAADVGLANRVFEEDFEAEFDAFVETIASGPTAALRTSKRLLRRGFEVSLDTAIEHEAAAQGAMFETDDHEEGIDAFLEHRDPEFGGR
- a CDS encoding mandelate racemase/muconate lactonizing enzyme family protein, which codes for MRFDPFSLSLTRPLGTANGPIESREGFLVRVSANDDGEQVTGLGEATPLPGWTESLADCRAALERGDPDATTPAARHGYSLARADAEARETDVRLCARLAAEHGVGPSADAVPVNATVGDDTPTETADAVREMVESGFDVVKIKVGAREPEADRARLRAARDAAPDAELRADANGAWGRETAAEMLDAAAELDYAYVEQPLPADDLTGLAELRGCGVGVAVDETLASHAVAAVLDADAADVLVLKPMALGGPDRTLDAAQTARDAGVEAIVTTTIDGVVARLGALHVAAAIPDVPACGLATGSLLADDLAPDPAPIREGAMSVPDGPGLAGDALQALSHPGDS
- a CDS encoding complex I subunit 1/NuoH family protein gives rise to the protein MHVPLTTLLPETIARVLFGGAPSLPEQIVSALVAAVIVALVPLNCAAVVIWAKRKVTAAFTDRIAPNRTGPFGLLVIVTDVFRLLSKELIVPDGVDRPAYDIGPILVPFSALLGFAVIPMGSIFGIELQLADPETGLAYAFAVASIATLGLTMCGYASNNKFSLIGGLRAIAANLAYEIPLVVTAASVVLFTGSLQMSEIVATQTNPLLTVMGVTIPSWYAFVNPFAFVLFLIANLAEVGRNPFDAPEAPTELVAGYQTEYSSVYWVLIYMGEFIHLFLGGAILATVFLGGPAGPVLPGFVWFLVKIWAVFLFTQWARSAVPRLRIDQLIEVGWKGLLVLSFVNLLLTAVIVGMLAT